The genomic region ATTTGCCATTTAATAGCACCAAAATAGTTTGTACCTGGGACAATTCTCGTAAAGAAAGAAAAGTATCTCTAGCACCGGAATTGGCCGCACCCAAACCAGGAAAATCCAACAGAACAAATTCTTCTGCTCCAGTCAAATCCCAAATTTCCCTAGATATTTTCACCTGAATATCCACTCTCCGAATCAAGGGAAAACTATTTTGTAATAATTGGGATGGCAAAATTTGTGGAGCTTTGGGCAATCTAATCTGAGCTGGGGGTAAATCCTCAAATCGTAACGTTTGAATTGCCATAGGCAATTCAACTAACTGTAGACCATTTTTGGCAGTTTTGGCATCAATAGTATAGATTTTATCGCATAGAGATTCACCATAAGCTTGATAAGAACGTAAAAATAATATTAACTCTCGTAATAAATAGCGCAGTTCCAAATTATTAGAGCTTTGCCAAGCTTCCTCACACCAAGAAGAAATATCCTTACCAGTTTTAATTTTACCAACCTGTAAAGGTGGTAACCCAGCAGCAACCGCACGGCGATTAGCTTCCGATAACATAAAATGTAAACATTCATTCACACCCTCATGGGATAAATACTCAACACCATAACTAGTTACTTGAGTAGTACTAAAATTCTCCTGTGGTTGAATATGAATAGCAGTGACATTTCCCGTCGTAGGATTTTCACTAACTGGTAGAGCATCCGCATAACCAATTAAACTACCCAATAACAAACTTTTGCCACTGCTAAACTCACCCATTACACCAATTTTCACAGGAGAGTTAGCCATTTCCACTGTTTTTTCAGCTGCACCTCGTAACTGCAGCAAACACTCATCTAAACGGGAGGGAATCCAATCTTCCTGCTCAGACAGATGGAGAGGTACAGAGTCAATTTTACGAAGGATAAATTCACCGTAGTCTTTAAACCTGGTTAATTTGTCTAGTTCCATATTAGTCTTTTTAATCTGAGTGAAACACTATTGAATTTGCGATTCCTCCCATTTTATTCATCTTACTCAAGTTTGGGAGGCTTTTTCCAACTTTCAGCTAAGGTGGAGAGTTTGGCGAGTTCTTGAACCGAGAAAGATGAACCTTATAAACATAGCTTCCTGGGGATAGATTTCCCACATATACCTTGTACTCTCCAGGGGACCAAAATCCAGTCATTTCTGGTTGATTTCCGTCTGGTAACATACAAAAACGTCCACCCGGGCCATCAACTAGTAATGTGGCTTTTCCTTCCCCTTCCAGTGTGAGTCTCAGATAGGGTATAGATTCTTTGACCACAATAATTTGGTTGGGTTGGCTAGGGATAAGGCCACAGTCCTTTTTAACTCTTGCTCGGGAGTTCCCACTAATAACTAGTGGATCCGGAGAAAGTTCCTGTTTAATCTCGATAACTCCCTGTTGTGCTACCACGACCTGGTTCAATGGCAAACCCATGAGGAGGTTAACTGTAAGAAAGGTTAGTAATTTTACTGTTTTCATGTTCGCCTTTGTATTTGTCAACTCTTGGATAAAAATTTTGGTTAGTTTGACTAAACCACTCAAGTTTTGTTCCCGGTTTTATCGTGTTAGGTACAGTATTTATTGAATACTAATCAATACCAGTCAATACGAACAGGAAATCAACCTATCTGAAAAATATCCTCAACTGCGGTGATAAACTATCCTGAAATATTACGGTAGAAATGGAAAATCCTGACTGTGGGTAAGATCCTGTTGACCTTCTCCCCTATTCAATTGTAGATTTATATGTACATGTAAATTTACAGGGCGGTGATAAAACATCATGAGTTCTCAACCACAAGAAGAATGGAAACGTCGCATCCAAGAGTTAAAATCGGAAATTAATTCATTTTACTCTGATCGACCACAAGGTACACAACTGCGTCAAAATGTTATTAATCAGGTCAACAACTATTGGAATCAATACCAAACTTGGTTTCAAGGTTTGTCCACTATGAAAAAGATCGCTGTTGCTACCATTACCGTCATATTATGTTTTATCACCTTACAAACAGTATTTAGACTGTTAATTTCCATTATCAGTCTAGCAGTGTTGGGGGTGTTATTATATCTTGGTTATAGGTTTTTACTTAACAAAAACTTATTCAATAAGCCTTAACCTATTTACTTCAAGTATAGTTCAACTATATACGAACTCGTCAATGGATAATCAATCTAGTCCGTCTCCCCAACCACGAAAAACCAAATCCCTACCCCTACCAGCAAGACGCTTGCTCGCTTGGTTAGCAGAAATAACCTTAGTGACAGCTAGTGGGGTTATTCCCTTTAGTATTGGGGCTTATATTAATTCCCAAACCGATTTACAAAGAACACCTTTAAATCCAGTTTTAGCAGGAATAGAAAGAGCGATCGCACAGCCATTAGCCCTACCAGTTAATTATGGTATTCGCAATGTAGCCAGTCCCACCAATTTTTTATGGACTATAGGTTTGTTAACACCTATTACTATTGGAGGTTGGCAATTATACTTATTAGCTACAACAGGTAGCACCCTTGTCAAAAAGAAATTAGGAATCAAGGTAGTTAACAAAGAAGGAAAACCCCCCGGTTTTAAAGCCATTATCATTCGTGAAGGAATAGGACGTTGGGGTGTTCCAGTGAGTATGGCTTATGTATTGTGGCGTTATAGTTTTGCCTTTCCTAACCTGGAACTATTTACATTTTTGGTTCTGGTAATGGTAATAGCAGAAGGCATGGGTATTAATTCTCGCAAACGTGCCATCCATGATCAGTTAGCTGATACATACACCCTAGATATTAATATAGCAATCACTGGTAAACAACTAACAGAAAGTTCCCCATCTCACCCCATTGCCAATTTTACCTTTAACTTTCCCCCCAATCTGACCCTGATTGTAGTAGGTGCAACGGGTATAATAGCCCTATTGTCAACCCTGGTGGGTACACAAATATATATTCAAAACCAGGCCAATGAAAGACAAACCCAGCTGGTAAACAATCAAAACTTCCTAGAACTGAACAAACAAATTAACCCCCAGTCTGGTACTGGCATTGAGGAACGCCAACGGGCAATTCTTGCCATGGGTGGAGTTAATGATCTCCAGTCAATCAAGTATCTAGTGGATTTACTGACTAAAGAAACTGATCCCAGCATATTGAATACTATCCAACAAGCATTATCTAATATAGGAATCACATCCCTACCGGAACTAAAACGGGTCAACCAGTTCATTGGCAAAGAAATCAAATCCGGTGCTATTTCTAGTAGTATGGGGGAACAACTGTTAAACATCAACCAACAGACTATCAACAAAATATTAGCGGTTTATAGTGGCAAAACTCACAACTTGGATTTAACGGAAATTCAACTAGGTCCGCAAAATGCCGAAGAAAATTCCCAATCCCCATTAATCCTAGAAAATGTAGATTTATCTGGAGTTATACTCAAATCCGCCAATCTTAACCAAGCTAGTTTTAAAGGTAGTCGTTTTCGTAGTGTGGGAGAAGATGGTCGTTGGGACACCTACGATGATATTATAGCCGACTTGAGTAAAGCCCAACTAAAAAGATCCAATCTATCTAACGCCAATCTCAGTCGGGTTTTAATGAGTCGTGTAGATCTAAGTCGTTCGGTGTTAAACAGGGCAAACCTAGCAAATAGCAAGTTGATAGGTGCTAACCTCAGCAGTGCCCAACTTGTAGGTTCGGATTTACAACAAGCGACCTTGCAAGATGCCATTTTGACCGGAGCGGATATCAGCGGTGCACAACTACAAGAAGCTGATTTATATGCTGCTCAATTGGCTCGAGTTTCTGCTATAGGGTCCCAACTTTCCCATAGCAACTTAACTAAAACTAATTGGCAAGGTGCAGACCTCTCCGAATCTTATTTAAATCATGCCAACTTAAACAGTGCCAATTTCAGTGCTGCCAATCTCTCTGGTGCTATTTTGCGTTATGCTAACATGACTAACGCTAACCTACGCAATGCTGATATTAGTCGTACTGATTTAAGAGGAGCAAATTTGGAAGGTACGGATTTTCAGGGAGCGATCTTATTTCCTGGTAAACAGGATCCTAAAGATAGATTTGTAGAAACCTCCGACCTTGGTTCCCAAGCAGCTATTGTTCAGGGTGTAGATTTTAGCAATGCTAAAAACTTAGATGTGCAACAATTGGCCTTCATTTGCACCAATGGTGGAATTCATTCTCGTTGTCCATAACTATAAGAAGTGGTAAACTGTTATGAAATATATGAAATTTACTCAACACTTAGTTTCTCTGTTAGGTACTGGGTTGGTTTTTAGCTTATTGATGAACCAAAAACCCGCACTAGCGCAAGTAGCTTATGGTAGTTATGTAGGTGTGGGACCAACGGTGGACACTCAAAACGGTCAAGTTGGTGGAATCTTAGCCTTTCGATATAAGTTATTAGAAGCTCCAGTTTCCTTCCGCACCCAAGCTCTAATTGGTAAAGGTACAGCAGTGGTGCCCACTGTTTCCTACGACGTTCCCATTAATTGGCAAACTGATATTTACTTGGGAGCAGGTGTGGTTTTGACCAGTGGTGACACCCCTTCCCCCGTTGGTAATAAAATCAGTTTTGCCCTGCAACCAGGTATTGATTATACCATACCCAATAGCAGTGCAGTAATTTTTGGTAACGCCATTATTGCCTTTGACGCTTATCGTAATAGTAGTTCCACAGCTGTTTCAGTACAAGGTGGTGTTGGTTTAAGATTTTAACTAACCTTTCCTTATATTTATGATACGGGTTTTAATTCTTGGTGGTACCGGTGATGCCATAGAAATCACTAACAAAATAAATCACATTCCGGAAATACAGGCGATCGCATCGTGGGCGGGTCGAACCAGGAATCCGGTTATGCCCCCCAACGTGCGCATTGGCGGTTTTGGGGGTGTACCTGGGTTAGTAGAATATTTACGGGAACAAAAAATTGATATTTTAATTGATGCGACCCATCCGTTTGCGGATAGCATATCTTGGAATGCGGACAGAGCAGCTAGAGAGGTAGGGATTCCCCGATTATTATTTCATCGTCCAGGTTGGGAAAAAGAAGCGGGGGATAATTGGATTGAAGTAGGGAACCATAGGGAAGCTGCGGCCATTTTGCATAACCAGAGTATGAGTCACCAAGTTTTTAAAAACCAAATCAACCCAATCAAAAGAGTTTTTTTAACCATAGGTAGACAAGAAATAGCAGCTTTTGCCCACCTAGAGAGAATATGGTTTTTAATGCGAATGATTGATCCTCCTGCGGTAGATAGCAAGATTCCTTGTGGAGAGATATTATTCAACAGAGGACCCTTTGATTTGAGAGACGAAAGAGAAATTTTAACCCGATATAATATAGATGCGATCGTCAGTAAAAACAGTGGGGGGAGTGCCACCTACCCTAAAATCATAGCAGCAAGGGAGATGGGTATACCAGTGGTGATGGTAAAGCGTCCACCTTTACCACCTGGAGAACAGGTAACAGATGTGGAAGCTGTGATCAATTGGCTAATGGCTAATAGAAGGAAATAAGGTAGGGATATTTATTTGGATTAGAGAAATAATTTCTGTAATTTGTTTTGTCATTAGAGTTACTGCTATGATGATCATCATAGCCAATGTGATTTTCCCACCGGGAATTAGGGACTGATAAATCCCATTTGTTAACTTTTCCCGTTCTTGCCAACTAATAATTGCGGGAATAATAGCACCCAAAATTGAAATAGTGAGGATACCACTATATTCTATAGCTATAAAAAAGATGTAGGGGTTGATTGTACCCAAACTCAGAGGTGGAAGCAGCACCAGAGAGAAAATGGGTAACCGGGAAATTTCCACCTGTTTAAGACGATAAATATCCTGAAAGAAATCAATCAATCCATAGACAAAACCAATAAAGGATGTGACAATGGCAAATTCGGAGAAGACAGTTAATATTATAGCTAAGACCTCTCCTGCTTCTCCTGATTGTAAAACCTCTAAGGGGTCGAAAATAGAACCATTAGGTTGGTTGATTTGCCAAGATTGAAAATTTACACTGCCTAAAATAACAGTATTCCAGGCAAGAAATAGAATCATGGGAATACCGGAACCAATGATAATAGATTTTCTAATTTTGGAGATATCTCCTTCCAGTTGGCTTACCACCAAAGGAACAACATTCTGATAAAAAAGGGTCACACAAATAACTGAAATAGCACCACCCACAGCAGGCCAATTTTGGAATAGGAATAGGGAACTTTTTACGTGACCAACTCCCAAAAATAATATTCCCATAAAGGAAACAATCACAATTCCTACCAACACATTATTTAATTTTTCCAAAAATTTCTCTTTCCCCCAATACAACATCCCTCCAAATAATATGGTAAAAGTTGTTGTACCTAACCAATGGGGTAAATCCTGATCTAAATTGCCTATTTTGGCAAAGGTAGAGATCAGGATATCTCCACCTCGACTAATATATGCTACCAAAATAGCATAGTGCTCAAATAAATAAGTAGCACCTGCAATTCTTGCTCCTAGGTTGCCCAATTTTTTTTCCACAATTGCCAAAAAACCGATGTGGGCAATTCCCTCCATACCCATCACATTTACAGTAATTTCTGCAATTAGTAACCCTGATAATAGGGTATAGATCCAAACTAGACAAATAGCAACATTAGAAGGCAATACACCCGATGGTAGGGTAACTGCAGGTAGGGCAAGAATACCAGCACCAATGGTAGTTCCAGTAATTAAAGCTGTGCTACCTAAAAGGCTACCCGGTTGATGATTTAACTGCTCTCGATCAAATTTGAGGTGAGAAAACAATCGGGTGCTTTGGTCTGGGAAATTTTTTTCTGGCATATCACAAGGTACTAGCAAGTTTTCAAAAACTTATTTTACTATCATACTACAAAACTACCTTTGGTAATTGTAATGTTATAAGTGGGTGGGTGGAATTAAATATAAGATGAACGTAGGTTGGGTTGAAGTATGAAACCCAACACCCCCCGTTCCTCAACCCATCCTACAAAACTACCTTTGGTAGTTTGATAGTGAATGTACTACCTTTACCCAATTGTGAATATAGCTCTATTTTACCCCCATGTGCTTCAATAATCCGTTGGGAAAGATGCAGTCCTAAACCACTACCAGATCTTTTGTTTTTGCCTTGACGAAATCTCTCAAAAATAATAGTTTGATCTTCCGGTGCAATACCATAGCCAGTGTCCGATATCTGAATAATAACCTGTGCCATATTTTTGTGGCGGGATTTTTCAAAAATCCTTACTTCCACAGTCCCGTGATCAGTAAATTTGATGGCATTGCCAATTAAATTGTTGAGAACCCGACCTAATTCTAGTCTATCCCCTAAAACCAGGTTTTGTTCTTCTAAACGGGTTTCTAATTTCAGAGTTAGGTTTTTTTCCATAGCCAATGGAGTTAATTCATTAACTACTTCCTGGGCTATTTCATGCAGATCACATTCTTGCACATTTAAAAACTTCTTATCAGCATCAAACCGATACACCTCTAGAAGATTATTTACCATTTCTAGCAGGTTCTGGTTACTGCGAATCATCATGGCGATCGCTTGTTTCATTTCAGGAGGAATTTGACCAAAGGTCTCCTTTTGAAACAGGTCTAACATACGATCTGCTGCTAATAAAGGAGTGCGCAAATCGTGAGTTAGTCGCGAGACAAAATCTTCTCGTTGTCGGCTCATTTTTTGTTGTTCATCAATGCTGTGTTTCAGTCTCAGTAAGCAGCGGACTCTTGCCAATAACTCATTGGTATCAAATGGTTTACGAATAAAATCATCTGCACCCGCATCTAATCCTTCCACCACACTAGATTGATCAAAAGCTGTGATCAGTAAAATAGGAACGTAGTCAATATTAGTATAGCTACGAATTGTGCGGGTTACTTCATAACCATCCATTTCTGGCATCATTACATCCAAAAGAATTAGGTCTGGAGGTGATTGGACAGTTTTTTGTAAAGCTGTTGCTCCATCAGAAACTGAATCAATTGCATACCCTTCACTCTCTAATAGGGTTTGGACTAAAATTAAATTATCTCTTATATCATCGACCACAAGAATACGCGCAACTTGATCACTCTTGCTAACTGACATACCCTATCCACCTGAGTAAATTTAGTTTAATTGGTAAGTAGGGAGGCACAATTATTTGTAGGATGGGTTGAGGAACGGGGGGTGTTGGGTTTCATACTTCAACCCAACCTACGTTCATCCTATATTTAATTCCACCCACCCACTTAGTTGTTTATTGACGCTCCCCGGACAAGTAAAAAACTAATATCTGGCCCTCCATTTTTCTGGAACTGACATGCTGTGACCTTTTTTCTCCAAATAGCCCAGTTTTTCTTCACTAAGTAAATTTACACTAACTTGTCTTGGTAATTCAACTCTAAATAGTGAACCTACTGCTAATTGACTTTCCAATATTATTTTTCCTCCCATGATTTTCACTAATGAATCAATAATTGCTAAACCCAGTCCAGTCCCTGGATACTTACGACTCATACCTTGATCTACTTGTCTAAATGCTTCAAAAATATGTTCACAATCTTGACTGGAAATACCAATTCCAGTATCCCTAATAGAAATAGCTATGCGACTTTTACTGAGTTCGGTAACTCTAACCCAAACACACCCGCTCTCTGTAAACTTAATGGCATTTGAAAGCAAGTTAATTAAAATCTGACGCACTCTGATAGGATCATTAAACACAAGAGTATTTTCCAAATCTATTTCTACAGATAAAGATAATTTCTTGGCTTCCACTAAAGAGCGGATTTCACCCACAGTATGATTAACCATCTTAGATAGATCGAAAATTTCTGGTTTTAATGCTAGTCCACCAGAATCAATCTTAGAAAAGTCTAAAACTTCATTCAGTAACATCGACAAATCCTTGGCATTATTCAGAATGCGTTTTAAAATATCTGTCTGTACACTACTTAGCTGACTAAATTTAGGACGCAGTAGAATTTGGGCAAACCCAATTATGGCATTCATGGGAGTTCGCAACTCATGAGATATGGTTGACAAAAATTGTGATTTCAATCTTGATACTTCTAAGAGTTTTAAATTCTGTAATTGAATTTGTTGTCGTTGTCTCTCTAATTCCTCATTACTACGAATTAACTTTTCATGGCTTTCTTTAAGCTGCCCATAGGCTAACTGGGCTTTAATCTCGGACTGGTGTAAGCGAATTGCATTTCGCAATGTTATAGATAAAACTTCTGGAGTGAGACTGGATTTATTCAAATAGTCTGTAGCACCGTTATGTAATAAATTGAGAGCGGTTTTCTCTTCTCCTGGACTTGTGAGAATCACCAGGGGGACTTTATTCTGGGAGGAATGTAATTTGTCAATTAGGTTCAAAGTTCGATCCACCAAAGGAGAACCAAGAAAAATACAATCGAATTTAGCACTTTCTAGGACACAAAAAACATTCTTGCTGTCACTGATCTCCCATAATTCCAAGGATAACCTGGTTTCGTTTACTACCAAACGAAATACCTTACGTGCTAAGTGATCCTCATCCACAACCAAAATTTTCAGCCTCTCTTCCATTGGTTTCCATTTCCCCTATTGAGTAGCAGAGGGAAAAAATAGAGTATTTGATTGATATTGACTACCTCCAATTTTTTCTCCCCGTTTACATATATTTGTTTAATTTCCACATAGACCAGTTTTCCGTGTTAACACGACCAGTTTACCGGACTCAGTTATACCGACATTATTTCGTGTTCGCATCAGTATTTCATATCCCGGAAATTTTGGCATATATCCCTGGTTATATTTTTACTCTTCCCTAAGATAGATGTAATTTACAATATATATCATCTAAGATTCCCCTGGGGATGTTAGATACACAAGGACTTTGACCTAATGGGTAAATTTCCACGACAATTAGATAATTATGATAATTTGGTACGACAATGAGTGAAATTAGCATTATTTTAATAGAAGACCATGATTTAACTAGAATGGGTTTAAAGACTGTCATCCAGTCCCACCCGGGGTTGAAGGTAATCGGTGAAGCAGCAAATGCAACTCAGGGACTAAAACTTTTAGAAACTACTAAACCCGATGTGGCAGTGGTCGATATCGGTTTACCTGATATGGATGGGATAGAATTAACTCGTAAGTTTAAGCGCCATCAGGGTGAAAACGGACAGGACAATACCAAAATTCTGGTTTTGACCATGGATAGTACGGAAGAATCAGTTCTAGCTGCTTTTGCAGCGGGGGCAGACTCCTATTACATGAAAGAGACCAGCATTAATAAATTAACAGAAGCTATAAATGCTACTTATGCGGGAAATTCTTGGATCGATCCAGCGATCGCTAGTGTAGTTTTAAGAAAAATGCGTGTCCAGTCACCGGGGGAAGCGGGGAGTACGGATAAGCCAAAAATGGTAAAAATAGAGGGTTTAGCCATAGAGTATGAACAGGTGTTAGAAAGCTCTCCCCTCACCCAACGGGAGTTAGAAATTTTGGAATTAATAGTGGATGGTTGTAGCAACGGACAAATAGCAGAGAAACTCTACATTACGGTGGGAACGGTAAAAACCCATGTTCGCAATATCTTGAATAAGCTCTGTGCGGATGATAGAACTCAAGCTGCTGTGCGGGCTCTACGTTCAGGATTGGTTGGGTGAACCCAATCTCACTTCTAAACATTCAGCAATGCGTCTTGCTGCTCCTGGTTTCCCCATACGTTCCCATCCATTTGTAGCAATTTCTTGGAAAAAGTCAGGATTTTGGAACAGATTTGACACAGTTTTGGGAACTTCTCTGGGGTGATCTACTAATATTAAAGAAACTCCTAAAAGACGACTTTGAGCTTCAGCAAAATTGGGATTATATTGGGGACCTTTACCTGGAAAAGCAATTACAGGTTTTCCCAGTCCTACAAATTGCTCTGTAGCGGTACCCGCCATAGCAATGGCTAAATGTGCCCAGTGTAAACAGTCATTATAAGCTGTTTGTGTTAGTAGTAAATAGGCATTTCTTTGTTTAAAAACTAGAGCATGAGGATCCCTAATAGCAATGGGGGATGAATGATGATTTTCCCAACCTTGAATTTTTAAACTTTCAGATAAAATTGCCTGGTCTAAACCGGGGGCGATCGCACCGAGAAAAATAATTTTTCGCCCGTGAAAACTCTCCATTAAACCGGATATAGCCACCATAATCATTTCCCAATTATTATATGCTTCACCAGTGCGGGAACCGGGGAGCAAAGTAACAATGAGGGGGTAATAGCTTTCTGATTTTTGGAGATTAGAATCTAGAAATTGGGGTGTATTAGAAGAAGGTTCCAAACCATCCATCATGGGATTTCCTGCATCAAAAGCTGGGATAGGCCACCTTCTTAAAATTTCCGTTGTTAGGGTATCTCGAGGGAACACTGCACGACAGCGACGACGACTCATCAACCATCTTTCCCAGGGGTGGTAAATGGAACCAGAGAAGTTTTCCCACCAAGATTTTTGGGAATTTCTCCTGAGTAAACTGGTTTTATCCCGCACATAATATTCTGATTTTGCAGTTCCCACAAAAGCATAATTAGCACCGCTGATGGTGGCAAATAATAGAGGTATGATATCACCCACCGCCACAATCCCTTGGTGATTGCCCAATTTTCTTTGACATTTTACCCAGGTACGAACTGCTTGAAGTTGCTTCCAAGTCAGTTGAATTAGACCACTTTGGATATCCTGCACTAGTTGACTTTTATCCATATAGATAAAACCACCTGAAGGCATGGTTTTTACATCACCAATACGGGGTATATTTAAACTTTGATATGTATGACCTTCTCCTACTATTGGTAAGGCAAAAATATCGGGAGGTGAGGGGAGCTTTCTTAGTTCCTCGATAATCCTTCCTGCAATTATATCCTCTCCGTGACCATTACTTAAAATAAGTAACTGCCAATTGGGGCTTTTTTTCAGGCTATGGTTTGAGGGTAACGATGAATGTTTCATATTTACAAAGGGAAATAATATATTTTAGAATTAGACCACAACTGCTTTTAAAAACAATTCGTGGATAAGTGGGTGGGTGGAATTAAATATAAGATGAACGTAGGTTGGGTTGAAGTAGGAAACCCAACGCCCGCATGGGTTAACCCATCCTACAAATAATTGTGCATCCCTACTTAGGGTATTT from Cylindrospermopsis curvispora GIHE-G1 harbors:
- a CDS encoding pentapeptide repeat-containing protein; the encoded protein is MDNQSSPSPQPRKTKSLPLPARRLLAWLAEITLVTASGVIPFSIGAYINSQTDLQRTPLNPVLAGIERAIAQPLALPVNYGIRNVASPTNFLWTIGLLTPITIGGWQLYLLATTGSTLVKKKLGIKVVNKEGKPPGFKAIIIREGIGRWGVPVSMAYVLWRYSFAFPNLELFTFLVLVMVIAEGMGINSRKRAIHDQLADTYTLDINIAITGKQLTESSPSHPIANFTFNFPPNLTLIVVGATGIIALLSTLVGTQIYIQNQANERQTQLVNNQNFLELNKQINPQSGTGIEERQRAILAMGGVNDLQSIKYLVDLLTKETDPSILNTIQQALSNIGITSLPELKRVNQFIGKEIKSGAISSSMGEQLLNINQQTINKILAVYSGKTHNLDLTEIQLGPQNAEENSQSPLILENVDLSGVILKSANLNQASFKGSRFRSVGEDGRWDTYDDIIADLSKAQLKRSNLSNANLSRVLMSRVDLSRSVLNRANLANSKLIGANLSSAQLVGSDLQQATLQDAILTGADISGAQLQEADLYAAQLARVSAIGSQLSHSNLTKTNWQGADLSESYLNHANLNSANFSAANLSGAILRYANMTNANLRNADISRTDLRGANLEGTDFQGAILFPGKQDPKDRFVETSDLGSQAAIVQGVDFSNAKNLDVQQLAFICTNGGIHSRCP
- a CDS encoding cobalt-precorrin-6A reductase, with product MIRVLILGGTGDAIEITNKINHIPEIQAIASWAGRTRNPVMPPNVRIGGFGGVPGLVEYLREQKIDILIDATHPFADSISWNADRAAREVGIPRLLFHRPGWEKEAGDNWIEVGNHREAAAILHNQSMSHQVFKNQINPIKRVFLTIGRQEIAAFAHLERIWFLMRMIDPPAVDSKIPCGEILFNRGPFDLRDEREILTRYNIDAIVSKNSGGSATYPKIIAAREMGIPVVMVKRPPLPPGEQVTDVEAVINWLMANRRK
- a CDS encoding amino acid permease, with translation MPEKNFPDQSTRLFSHLKFDREQLNHQPGSLLGSTALITGTTIGAGILALPAVTLPSGVLPSNVAICLVWIYTLLSGLLIAEITVNVMGMEGIAHIGFLAIVEKKLGNLGARIAGATYLFEHYAILVAYISRGGDILISTFAKIGNLDQDLPHWLGTTTFTILFGGMLYWGKEKFLEKLNNVLVGIVIVSFMGILFLGVGHVKSSLFLFQNWPAVGGAISVICVTLFYQNVVPLVVSQLEGDISKIRKSIIIGSGIPMILFLAWNTVILGSVNFQSWQINQPNGSIFDPLEVLQSGEAGEVLAIILTVFSEFAIVTSFIGFVYGLIDFFQDIYRLKQVEISRLPIFSLVLLPPLSLGTINPYIFFIAIEYSGILTISILGAIIPAIISWQEREKLTNGIYQSLIPGGKITLAMMIIIAVTLMTKQITEIISLIQINIPTLFPSISH
- a CDS encoding hybrid sensor histidine kinase/response regulator, with protein sequence MSVSKSDQVARILVVDDIRDNLILVQTLLESEGYAIDSVSDGATALQKTVQSPPDLILLDVMMPEMDGYEVTRTIRSYTNIDYVPILLITAFDQSSVVEGLDAGADDFIRKPFDTNELLARVRCLLRLKHSIDEQQKMSRQREDFVSRLTHDLRTPLLAADRMLDLFQKETFGQIPPEMKQAIAMMIRSNQNLLEMVNNLLEVYRFDADKKFLNVQECDLHEIAQEVVNELTPLAMEKNLTLKLETRLEEQNLVLGDRLELGRVLNNLIGNAIKFTDHGTVEVRIFEKSRHKNMAQVIIQISDTGYGIAPEDQTIIFERFRQGKNKRSGSGLGLHLSQRIIEAHGGKIELYSQLGKGSTFTIKLPKVVL
- a CDS encoding ATP-binding response regulator; this translates as MEERLKILVVDEDHLARKVFRLVVNETRLSLELWEISDSKNVFCVLESAKFDCIFLGSPLVDRTLNLIDKLHSSQNKVPLVILTSPGEEKTALNLLHNGATDYLNKSSLTPEVLSITLRNAIRLHQSEIKAQLAYGQLKESHEKLIRSNEELERQRQQIQLQNLKLLEVSRLKSQFLSTISHELRTPMNAIIGFAQILLRPKFSQLSSVQTDILKRILNNAKDLSMLLNEVLDFSKIDSGGLALKPEIFDLSKMVNHTVGEIRSLVEAKKLSLSVEIDLENTLVFNDPIRVRQILINLLSNAIKFTESGCVWVRVTELSKSRIAISIRDTGIGISSQDCEHIFEAFRQVDQGMSRKYPGTGLGLAIIDSLVKIMGGKIILESQLAVGSLFRVELPRQVSVNLLSEEKLGYLEKKGHSMSVPEKWRARY
- a CDS encoding response regulator, producing the protein MSEISIILIEDHDLTRMGLKTVIQSHPGLKVIGEAANATQGLKLLETTKPDVAVVDIGLPDMDGIELTRKFKRHQGENGQDNTKILVLTMDSTEESVLAAFAAGADSYYMKETSINKLTEAINATYAGNSWIDPAIASVVLRKMRVQSPGEAGSTDKPKMVKIEGLAIEYEQVLESSPLTQRELEILELIVDGCSNGQIAEKLYITVGTVKTHVRNILNKLCADDRTQAAVRALRSGLVG
- a CDS encoding lipid-A-disaccharide synthase-related protein — protein: MKHSSLPSNHSLKKSPNWQLLILSNGHGEDIIAGRIIEELRKLPSPPDIFALPIVGEGHTYQSLNIPRIGDVKTMPSGGFIYMDKSQLVQDIQSGLIQLTWKQLQAVRTWVKCQRKLGNHQGIVAVGDIIPLLFATISGANYAFVGTAKSEYYVRDKTSLLRRNSQKSWWENFSGSIYHPWERWLMSRRRCRAVFPRDTLTTEILRRWPIPAFDAGNPMMDGLEPSSNTPQFLDSNLQKSESYYPLIVTLLPGSRTGEAYNNWEMIMVAISGLMESFHGRKIIFLGAIAPGLDQAILSESLKIQGWENHHSSPIAIRDPHALVFKQRNAYLLLTQTAYNDCLHWAHLAIAMAGTATEQFVGLGKPVIAFPGKGPQYNPNFAEAQSRLLGVSLILVDHPREVPKTVSNLFQNPDFFQEIATNGWERMGKPGAARRIAECLEVRLGSPNQS